The window GATTCAACTTTGCCGAAAGCCAGAATGAAGACGATGCCGAATACCTGAACGGCGACGTTAAAATGCTGGTCGATCCGCTCAGCTACCAGTATCTGGTCGGCTCAACGGTCGACTATATTGAGGGCCTGGAAGGTTCGCGCTTTGTGGTGCAAAACCCGAATGCCACCACCACTTGCGGCTGCGGCTCATCATTCTCCGTCTAAGAAAGCCTGCCCTGAACAGCAGAAAGCCCCCGGAAAATCCGGGGGCTTTTTTTCGGCTTGAATAAGCGCTTAAGCTTCAGGGGCCAGCTTGATGGCGTCCAGCAGGTCAAAAACCACCGCGGTCACATCCTGGCTCAAGTCGCGGTTGTTGAAAACCTCATACGCCGTGATGGTGACATCGGTATCGCTCGGCAGCAGCTTCTGCTCCTCTTCGATTAAATCGCGGATCGGCAGCAGGGTCTGCTTGATTTCCAGATGCAGCACATCCTTGAACTCAAGATTTTCATCATCCAGCTCGATCAGCTGCTCGTTGAAAAAAGGCAGCAAAATTGAATGGAGATAAGGCTGAATCTCCGTAATATCAAAAATTTCGATATCACGCGTCTGTTCAATTGTGCTGATGTGGTCATTCACTTCAATTAAGATATGGTAGTAACTCACACTGCTCTCCACTCAAATTTTTCAGATTAGGCTTGACCTTCACAATAGCATGAAATGGCGGTCCGCAGTTCAATATCCTTGGCATAGGCCTATAGAAATTATGGGGTTTTGCCGCCTGCAGCCGGCGTTCAGCGCGCATACAGCAGGCTTTGGTCTGCCGGCTTGAGCTTGAAGCGCTGCAGTTCCTGCTCGCCCAGCACCGGGTACATCAGCGCCTCCGGATCGGCATGGTGGCCCAGGCCGAGAGCATGGCCTAATTCATGCGCCAGGGCGAGGCGCAGGTCATCTTTGGCGTCAAACTGGTAAATCTGAATCTGATCGCCCATGAAGACGCCCTTGTGGAATTCGCGCGGCGGAAAGCGGTTTTTGGCCTGAATCACGCCCCAGTTGTAGCGCTCAATATTGCTGTTATGCTGGCTGATCTGCTGGCTGAATTGGCTGTTCATCCGGTTATAGTAGGCAATGTCGCTGTCCAGGCGGCGCGATTTTTCCCGCAGCGCCTGATACTGGGCTTCAATGCGCTGGCGGTTTTCCGCGCCGGCATTTTCCAGCCGGCTCCAGCTCTGGCGCTGCTGCGCAAGGTATTGATAGTCCGCCTGCAGCTGAATCTGCTGCTGCCTTAAGCTGCGCTGCATCTGCTCCAGGCTGCTTTTGGAGCTGTCTAAATTCTCTGAGATCCGCTGATTGCTGCTTTTTTCCTGATCCAGCCGCTGCAGGGTTTTCCTGAACGCATTGTATTCCGCCTGCCGCTCATCATAGATCAGCTTGATCTGCAGCCGGGCATGCTCATCGTAGACAAATAAGGGCTTCTGGGTGCCGTCCTGCCAGATTTGCGCAGCCTCCCGGCTGAGCTGAATCACTTCATCCCTGCTCAGGCCAAAACGCGGATCAACTTCCGCAACCTGATAGCGCAGGCGCGTATCCAGCGGATGCAGCAGGCGGTCAGGCCATGAATTGTAGCGGAGCTGGTAATGGCTGCGGGTTTGGTAATTGAAAAACAGCAGCGTAAGCAAAACCAAGGCTATTGCGAAGATGCGCATAAATATTTATTAAGTTTAATTTTTAAAATAATGTAGCCGAAATTCCGCGCTTTTGAAATGCGCCTTCCAATAAAAAACCGCGCTTGCGCGCGGTCTTTTATTTGCCCTTCCGGGCTGAATTAAAGCGTCAAATTATTTCTTGTCGTCTTTAACTTCAGTGAACTCGGCATCTACAACGCCGTCGTCCGCTTTCTGCTGCTGGCCTTCAGCGCCCTGGAACGCGTTCGGGTCAAAACCCTGCGCGCCGCCTTGGCCTTGAGCCGCTTCATAAGCGCGCTGCGTAATCGGCATGATGATGTTCTGCAGCGCTTCAGTTTTGGCTTTGATGTCTTCTACATCATTTTCTTTGGTAGAAGCTTCAAGCTCTGCAACCGCAGTTTCAACTGCAGTTTTCTCATCAGCAGTTACCTGTTCACCAAGGTCTTTCACCGCTTTCTGAGCGGAAGATACCAGCGCATCCGCTTCGTTGCGGGCTTTCGCCAGCTCTTCGAACTTGCGGTCTTCTTCAGCATTGGCTTCAGCGTCTTTAATCATCGCTTCGATTTCAGCATCAGACAAGCCGGAGTTCGCTTTAATCTGGATCGACTGCTCTTTGCCGGTGCTCTTGTCTTTCGCAGATACTTTCAGGATGCCGTCCGCGTTGATGTCGAACGATACTTCAATTTGCGGCACGCCGCGCGGCGCAGGCGGGATATCGCCCAATTGGAAGTTGCCCAGCAATTTGTTCTGCTGCGCCATTTTGCGCTCGCCCTGGAATACCGAAATGTCCACCGCAGGCTGGTTGTCAGCAGCTGTTGAGAACACTTGAGATTTCTTCGCAGGAATCGTGGTGTTTTTCTCAATAATCGCTGTCAGCACGCCGCCCATGGTTTCAATGCCAAGCGTCAGCGGAGTAACGTCAAGCAGAAGCACGTCAGTTTTGTCGCCGGACAGTACCGCGCCTTGAATCGCTGCGCCAATCGCTACCGCTTCGTCAGGGTTCACGTCTTTACGCGGCTCTTTGCCGAAGAATTCCTGCACTTTCTGCTGCACCATCGGCATGCGCGACTGGCCGCCGACAAGGATCACGTCAGAAATGTCAGAAGTTGAAAGGCCGGCATCTTTCAGCGCAATGCGGCAAGGCTCAATTGTGCGGGCAACCAGGTCAGCCACCAGGCCTTCCAGTTTCGCGCGCGTTACATTGATCACCAAGTGCTTCGGACCGGTCGCATCTGCAGTGATGTACGGCAGGTTGATTTCAGTCGCATTGGATGAAGAAAGCTCGATTTTAGCTTTTTCAGCGGCTTCTTTCAGGCGCTGCAAAGCCAGCGGATCCTGCTTCAGGTTGAAGTTCTGCTCTTTCTTGAACTCTTCAACTAAATACTCAATCAAAGCGTTGTCAAAGTCTTCGCCGCCCAGGAAAGTGTCGCCGTTTGTTGACAGCACTTCAATCTGCTGGTCGCCGTCCAGGTCGGCAATTTCAATGATTGATACGTCAAAAGTACCGCCGCCCAAGTCGTAAACGGCAATTTTGCGGTCGCCTTCTTTCTTGTCCATGCCGAACGCTAAAGCCGCAGCTGTAGGCTCGTTGATGATGCGCTTAACTTCCAAGCCGGCAATTTTGCCTGCATCTTTAGTCGCCTGGCGCTGCGCGTCGTTAAAGTAAGCCGGAACCGTAATCACGGCTTCAGTCACTGTTTCGCCCAGGTAGTCTTCTGCAGTTTTCTTCATCTTTTTCAAGATTTCAGCAGAGATTTGCTGCGGCGCAAGCTTCTTGTCGTTTACATCCACCCAAGCGTCGCCATTGTCCGCTTTGATGATTTTGTAAGGCACCAGGCCGATGTCTTTCTGC is drawn from Acinetobacter sp. WCHAc010034 and contains these coding sequences:
- the erpA gene encoding iron-sulfur cluster insertion protein ErpA, with amino-acid sequence MNAQALVLTENAANKVRQLRDSEGNQELMLRVYVTGGGCSGFSYGFNFAESQNEDDAEYLNGDVKMLVDPLSYQYLVGSTVDYIEGLEGSRFVVQNPNATTTCGCGSSFSV
- a CDS encoding matrixin family metalloprotease; amino-acid sequence: MRIFAIALVLLTLLFFNYQTRSHYQLRYNSWPDRLLHPLDTRLRYQVAEVDPRFGLSRDEVIQLSREAAQIWQDGTQKPLFVYDEHARLQIKLIYDERQAEYNAFRKTLQRLDQEKSSNQRISENLDSSKSSLEQMQRSLRQQQIQLQADYQYLAQQRQSWSRLENAGAENRQRIEAQYQALREKSRRLDSDIAYYNRMNSQFSQQISQHNSNIERYNWGVIQAKNRFPPREFHKGVFMGDQIQIYQFDAKDDLRLALAHELGHALGLGHHADPEALMYPVLGEQELQRFKLKPADQSLLYAR
- the dnaK gene encoding molecular chaperone DnaK encodes the protein MAKIIGIDLGTTNSCVAVLEGDKVKVIENAEGARTTPSIIAYKDGEILVGQSAKRQAVTNPKNTLFAIKRLIGRRYEDQAVQKDIGLVPYKIIKADNGDAWVDVNDKKLAPQQISAEILKKMKKTAEDYLGETVTEAVITVPAYFNDAQRQATKDAGKIAGLEVKRIINEPTAAALAFGMDKKEGDRKIAVYDLGGGTFDVSIIEIADLDGDQQIEVLSTNGDTFLGGEDFDNALIEYLVEEFKKEQNFNLKQDPLALQRLKEAAEKAKIELSSSNATEINLPYITADATGPKHLVINVTRAKLEGLVADLVARTIEPCRIALKDAGLSTSDISDVILVGGQSRMPMVQQKVQEFFGKEPRKDVNPDEAVAIGAAIQGAVLSGDKTDVLLLDVTPLTLGIETMGGVLTAIIEKNTTIPAKKSQVFSTAADNQPAVDISVFQGERKMAQQNKLLGNFQLGDIPPAPRGVPQIEVSFDINADGILKVSAKDKSTGKEQSIQIKANSGLSDAEIEAMIKDAEANAEEDRKFEELAKARNEADALVSSAQKAVKDLGEQVTADEKTAVETAVAELEASTKENDVEDIKAKTEALQNIIMPITQRAYEAAQGQGGAQGFDPNAFQGAEGQQQKADDGVVDAEFTEVKDDKK